The Erwinia billingiae Eb661 nucleotide sequence GAATTTGCCGAAAACTATCACCTGCCGCTACTGCATGACTTTGCCTACGCCTCGATTGGCAGCCACCGCCAGGATCGGCCGATCAGCCTGCTGTCGCAGCCCGGCGCTAAACAGTGGGGCGTCGAGGTGTATACCATGTCGAAAAGCTTCCTGATGGCCGGCTGGCGCTTTGGCTTTGCGGTGGGCAATGCCTCGATTATCAGCGCTTTTAAGAAGCTGCACACCCACAGTTACAGTACCGTGTATGGCGCCGTTCAGGATGCCGCGGTCACCGCGCTGGAGCTGCCGAGCGAACGCATTGACGCGCTGGCCGATATCTATCATCAGCGACGCGAGCAGGTTTTTACCAGGCTGGCGGAGATGAACTGGCCGGTGAGGAAACAGCAAGGCACCTTCTTCCTGTGGCTGCCGGTGCCGGAGGGCTTTAGCGGCGAGGATTTTGTCGGCAAGCTTCTGCACGAGGCCCATGTGCTGGTTGCACCGGGTGATGGATTTGGTGAGCACGCCAGTCAGTATATTCGCATCAGCCTGACGGTGCAGACTGAGCTGCTGATGGCCGCGCTGGATCGCATTGCGGCGTTGGAATTTTTTGCGGGATGAAGGTGCTGAGGAGTTGACTCCTCAGCAGTGCGGCAAGCTGCTAGCGAACCCGCCGCGCGTTAATCATTTCGGAAAATCAGTGCCGACCGAGGTATCTTTCCAGGCTTCAACCTGGGAAAGACGCGCTTTGAGTTTCGCCGTTACCGCATCGTGACCCCAGGCGCCCATCACCAGATGCCGCGGCGCATCGTCGGTGTGGGTGATGGCAATCATTGCCTGCGCGGCGCGCACCGGATCGCCCGCCTGCTTGCCGCTGTTTTCGGCGGTGCCTTTCATCCTGGCGGCGGCGGTTTCCTCGTAATCATTAATTTTGCTTGGCGTCTGATGCAATGAACGACCGGCCCAGTCGGTGCGGAACGGTCCCGGCTCGACGCAGGTGACGTGAATGCCTAACGGACCCACTTCCGCCAGCAGGGAATCTGACCAGCCTTCTACCGCATGTTTGCTGGCAGAGTAATAGCCCGAGCCTGGGAAGCCAATAATGCCCGCCACCGAGGTGATATTGATAATGTGTCCGCTGCCCGCTTTACGCATGGTCGGCAGCACTTCGCGGGTCATGGCAAACAGGCCAAAGACGTTGGCATCAAACTGGGCGCGGATTTCCTGCTCTTCACCCTCTTCCACCGAGGTCTGATAGCCATAGCCGGCGTTATTGACCAGCACATCGATGGTGCCGAATTTCGCCAGCGCCGCCTCAACCCCTTTTTTAATGGTGCTGCTGTCGGTCACGTCCAGCGCCAGTGCCAGCGCGCGATCTTCCACGCCGGTCACCAAATCCTCAATTTTTGATTTATCCCGCGCGGTGACCACTACGCGGTAATTCTGTTTCAACAGCTCTTTTACCAGTTCGCGCCCAAAACCTGTTGAGCAGCCGGTAATAAACCAGACGGGATTCTTGTCAGTAGCCATGTTGTTATCCTCAGTTCTGCAGTGTTGAAAATGAGAACCCCACCACGAACGCAGTGGGGAAAAGCATGACCCAAAGCGTAGTTGCTGAAACGCCTCGCTGCCTGGTTGCTTTGTGCGAAAGTATGTCCCGACCGACGCGGAGCCGCGGCAGTCGGGCCGATGAAGGCATTAGCGAAGATTCCGTGGCGGCCCTATTTCTGCTTAATAGCCGCGCGACCGGTCAACCAGGCCGATCATCGTTTCGCCCCGTTCAAAGCGGCGAATATTCTCCAGCAGCGCGCGCACCGCACTTTCGGGCTGGGTCTGGCTGGCGATATGCGGCGTCAGCCAGATGGCCGGATGGGTCCAGAACGGATGATCTTGCGGCAGCGGTTCTGGCGAAGAGACGTCAATCACCGCCGCCAGCAGCTGACCACTTTCCAGCGCGTCCAGCAGGTGTTGATGATGAAGGTGCTTGCCGCGCCCCACCTGCACCAGCGACGCGCCCGGCGGCAGCTGGCTGAACAGCGAAGCATTCAGGATGCCTTCGGTGGCGGGCGT carries:
- a CDS encoding oxidoreductase; amino-acid sequence: MATDKNPVWFITGCSTGFGRELVKELLKQNYRVVVTARDKSKIEDLVTGVEDRALALALDVTDSSTIKKGVEAALAKFGTIDVLVNNAGYGYQTSVEEGEEQEIRAQFDANVFGLFAMTREVLPTMRKAGSGHIINITSVAGIIGFPGSGYYSASKHAVEGWSDSLLAEVGPLGIHVTCVEPGPFRTDWAGRSLHQTPSKINDYEETAAARMKGTAENSGKQAGDPVRAAQAMIAITHTDDAPRHLVMGAWGHDAVTAKLKARLSQVEAWKDTSVGTDFPK
- a CDS encoding aminotransferase class I/II-fold pyridoxal phosphate-dependent enzyme, producing the protein MPDFAASQLVEDLEENLFGVLEKLAANVDGTQLPLIDLSSGSPRQPTPPEIIASLQSAAENPGNHEYSSFWGKPQIRTAIAAFYLREYGVELDPDREIAVFQGSHIAVSGIPRALLNPGQVLISTDPCYPLYRSAARQSQADFYGIPLDESTGFLPDFSRVPEDIARRGGLLVLNYPHNPTGAMATPALFQAALEFAENYHLPLLHDFAYASIGSHRQDRPISLLSQPGAKQWGVEVYTMSKSFLMAGWRFGFAVGNASIISAFKKLHTHSYSTVYGAVQDAAVTALELPSERIDALADIYHQRREQVFTRLAEMNWPVRKQQGTFFLWLPVPEGFSGEDFVGKLLHEAHVLVAPGDGFGEHASQYIRISLTVQTELLMAALDRIAALEFFAG